ATTTATGTCACAAAGTTGAAAGAAAGACAAATGGTATTACTGCTGATTCTCTACAGACTTGAAAATGTACTGaagtaaaaatgcaaaaagtaaacatttatgTTGACTATCAATTATATACCATACCCATTTAGATtagttttgggggggaaaactcctctgcacaaaaaaatagttaaattacagtacagcaataaagtatctgtacttcattacttcccacTACTGACAAAAACTAAATTAGGCGTACCTCAAAGATGATAAGTTTGCCTTTGAAGATGGCCAGAAAATGGCGGGGCTCCTTTCCCATGACCACACGGACCTGCACCGGGGCGCCGTTGTACTTGGCATCCACGTGCACGGCCTGATAGGCGCACGCCGTCACCTCGTCATTGGTGGCGTGACGCCCCTGGCGGGAGAAGAACGTTGGAAAGGACTTCatcggaacaaacagaagcaggAATGCGTTTGAAACAACCTAACCTGCCACATGTAGAGAATGTGCTGCTCCCTGTTAGATACGCGATACGTGTACAGCACCAAGTAGCAGTCGCCGCCGTAGAACTGTCCGTATGTTCTCGGGTTGACTTCCGCCAGCTCCAAATTCTCGATGCGCCACACCTGACATACACGTGAAATGTTTTCATCCGTACATTGGAGGAGCAGGTTTCACTGTTGAAAATTCCACCTCGACTTCCCCCGAGGCGTCGTCCACCATGCGCTGCTGCGCCGCCAGCTCGGGACGAGCGTGGAGCTCCAGCACGTCGAACTTCACCTGGTCTACCTTTGCTGGGGAGAGACGGAAATGGGCTCAACATCTATTCCAGTGGTTCTCCaactttttacacaaagtactacctgataaataatatatggccctttattattattattacatttactttcctattttagttttgtttcattgtatatattattttatgtatttacgtaattggtatttttttgcattttcatccatccattttctgagccgctgctccccactagggtcgcgggggtgccggagcctatcccagctgtcatcgggcaggagacggggtacaccctgaactggttgccagccaatcgcagagcacataggaacaaacaaccattcgcactcacagtcatgccgacgggcaatttagagtctccaattaatgcatgtttttgggatgtgggaggaaagcggagtgctcggagaaaacccacgcaggcacggggagaacatgcaaactccacacaggcggggccggggattgaacccgggtcctcagaactgtgaggctgacgctctaaccagtcggccaccgtgccgcctttttgcattttatttcttgttttgaattatgtatttcaattattattgtattgatttaattcaattataaacacatttttgttttttctattttatttgattgttattTCGACTTGATTTCAATTTtcaattccacttttttttgtcgGGGCTTACCTATCTTGCCCAGGGTGTGCGTGGCGCCCAGTCCCTGCGTTTGATTCTTGTCCCTCCACTCCTTGAACAGGTGCTTGAACACGGCCGACTCGCCGCCCTCGCACATCACCTCCACGCTGGTGCTCGCCGGGTACTTCTTGGCCTTGATGTAACCCTGGCACGCAGACAGAACGGAACGGCTGCTCGGTGGCTTCTTGTGAATGATTAACCTTTGCCGGGCTCGCCGCTCACCACCGCCCGGTTCAGAGCACCCTGTCTCTCCTCCTTGGAGGCGTGTTTTCCTTTCCACACCATTACGCTGGAGCCCCCGTGGTCCAAGATGTAGCAGTCCTGACAGATTGACCAAATCAAATAAATCCACCAGCAACGACACTAGATTTCATAGATGGTGCGTAAAGTGTTTACAGAGGACCGAAGGAGGTCTTGGGTTAGTGGCTGCGTGGCCACCTCTTGAACCACCAGATTCCCACTGACGTCATAAacactgaggagaagcgcgcacacacacaattaccgTTTATGCATGTCAATAGCAGTGGTAGAAAGTAACaagtacaaaacatttttagataCAGTTAAACCCGCACATTTTCACAGTTCGGCATTGGCAAGCTCCCCtacatttttgtgctcaggccaaagctataaaagtattactttgacaccatcttgtggcatattggTGCCGAAAACTACGTTGAAGGGAGTTGAGGCGCTTCATTTTGACTACAGTAGTGTTTTgccgtcatcttgtggcatcgtggtgtcaaggaactatgttgaagtgagttgagagcTTCACATagacaaaaatattgctttactTTAGTCTTATGACATCTTGGTTGCAAAGACCAACTGTCGTTGGTCTTTGCAACCAAGAGTGAGTTGAGCatcttcatttagacaaaaatagggctttactttttttttttttcctccattacttttacttacttagggctttacttttttttttttcatttagacaaaagtagggcTTTGCTGCATCTCTTGTGGCATCActgtgccaaggaactatgttgtgAGTACTTCTGCCACCTCTGATCTAAAGTTTGAATGAACGGAGAGTCCTTACTGGTAGAGCCTCACGCCGGCGTTGTGCGCCTTGCGGGAGTCGTCGTCGGGTACGGCGGCCTTGAGCGGGCCGCTCCTTTGCCCGAGCACCTCCGTCATGGTCTTCATCAGCTCGGGCGACTCGCGCTCGTCTCCGCCCTCCACGACGCCGATCTGAGCCCGACCGCCTCGCTCCCGGTCCCGGATCTCCTGAGCCAGCAAGGTGGCCTGGGAAAAACATCAACATTCATGTCACAtgtgaacttaaaaaaaaaaaataaataaaaaaaaaaattaaaaattaaaaaaaaaaaaaaaaaaaaaaagagggtcaTGTTGTATGAGCATGTGAAAATAGGCAGCAAGTTAGTTTGAAAATAAAGTATATGCGCATCTTTTTACTGTATAATGACTTTTTTcacttgcaaaaaaatatagacTTAAATTATTTGCTTTCTTGTGAAGGAACAAAATAGATTTTAAGTCAGTTTAAAAAGTCAGGTAATATATACATATCAAATGATcatattacattatatatatatatatatatatatatatatatataataaaaggcTGTTTgctcttgaaaatatatacaatttctttcaaaaaagtataataatcaaaattaaatatgatttattaTACTTCATATTAAaattatgtaaatatttgtaaaaagagtttatttacaaaaaatatataaaaatttatatatgaacatatataataatatttagaGGCTTTAACAATATGGAAAATTAATGACAATTTtatattgcttttttaaaatacaatatatatgtacataataTTAAATGATATGGGCAttaataaatagaataaaaccTAAATTAAAAATATCCAAAATAGAAACGTTTCTGTTAATATTGTTAGAGAATAAAATGTTGGGAAATATATGCAAATAAAGCACaataattaaatcaaatatATGTTATTAAAACATATTAGAGAGCAATATAAAGTttttcatcaggaaaaaaagaaaaaaaaagctttgacataatcaatgcattcaataatatccatccatccattttctgagccgcttctcctcactagggtcgcgggggtgctggagcctatcccagctgtcatcgggcaccgtgccgccgcattcaataataacaaataaaaataaaacagaaataaatatattaaaaataaaacataataatataaACCAATCATACAATTGCAAAAATCTTACAAATTTAAGTATTTTCAGactaaaatatatcaaataaatatatttacaaaatcTAACGCACATTAGAGTACAACATAGtcatcaatgaaaaaaaaaggttttttttatttacattttcaatcatGTTATAATTTGTAAAGATTAAAGTAGCAGCAATTTGACAGGAATAAAGTTGTGAAAATAAGCTATTTAAATGAATCATTACTGAATTTAAAGTCAGTATGATGACTGTACAAAgatatttccatttcttttcGGATTAAATTGGTCAACCTTAAGCTTCTCTCTTCTGTTGCTTTTTTCTCCGTTCCACTGCACGATGACTTTGCCCATGTCCAGAAGGAAGATGTCGCCTGTGTTGAAGCTTTTCCATGACACCTCcacctgcacacacacgcacacacaaatgtttcCATAAAATGCTGATATTGAAGGGAAATGTCACACCAATctaaaatgtcaggttttttgtattttttttttttactaataagTAATTTTTGAATAAAATCCCACTAAATTCCCACGAGAGCAGGCTGCGTGTGTATTGTTGCCGTGCTATTTGCTTTTGCGCACCTCCGAGGCCGTGACGTGCTTCCGCCCTTTGACGTGCAGCAGGCGCAGGACGTTGTAGGCGTTGGTTTCCACGTGGTCAAAACCTGAGGCCACGCCTCCCTTTTTGTAGCTGCACAGGGAGAGGGAACAAACGTACCCAAGCAAAGTTCAAGtgccataaaacaaaacagacacacaccagGCCCCGTGGTGGTGCTTTGTTAACGGCCTCAAATAGTGACGTATATGGTAAAAactcattttgtgtgttttttggaggtTGCATTTGAAGGCTAATGATGCTATAAAGACACGAGAacactgtttaattattttacctGGCAACATATTACAATTCCCAACAATTATGTCAGTCGCTGCAACACTAGTATAGCTGCATCCTTAGCatgtacaaaaattaaaaaacaatacaataaaatgatagTGTTTGAGGGAATTTTGTGTGATGGGGCAAAAGGgaggaaaatttatttttgggtttttcatttaaaaagaaaaaaaaaatcaaaaggctTTCTGTTGATATTTGgttgagaataaagtttttgAAAATACATCCAAACACCATGAACAAAACAGAATAGTTACATTAAATATTGTGTTATATTTcgataataaaacaaattttgcaGAGTTTTAGGCTTtgacgtaataataataataataataataacctaaTAACTTAAGGGATCATTAATGATGAGACAAACCTTTTGACTTTAATAACACAATCTAAAATTATACAaacaatatacaaatatacacaaACTATATAAAaccatataaaaataaatataattttttttaaatctaataaataaatctgaccacctttttgtgaatgtttgttaatttgtttatatataatGTAGGCAAGATTATTCTATCAAAATCGAATTATTGTATTGCAGTttagaaaatgtacatttttattcatgcttattttatttaaaaacatgtttacatgATAGGGAGAATTGGGGAAAATTCTGGAGTAGTTTTAACTTTTgatgaatttaaaatatatttatacgcaaaatacataataaaacatttcataaaTATATGACCAAATAATTATAAAGATGCTTAAGATGCATTTTCTAGACTGCATTTTAAGGCCAGTGATGTAAAAATGGtgcgtattattattattttggccagcAACGGGTTAAAATTCCGACCAATTACGTTACCAGCTGCTCAAATGCCAGCGAAACATAAACCCCCAGGTATTGCACCCTCAACCCCTTTTCTTCAAGGTCACAATGCAGGACTCACATGATGCCGTTTTTGAAGTAGCCCCTGAAGCGGGCCGACTCGTGGCCCTGCACCTCCCTGTGCTGCACCGGCGCACCGCCCAGGTGCTCGTCCAGTTGGGTGACGTAGACGGCCGCCGCTCCCTGCTCATCCTGCGACGAAGTGTTCCCGATCCAGTAGTGGATGTCGGCCGCGCCCATGTTCTGACTCATCTGGTGGACAGAACAGTATTATGTCAGGGATTCACAAACTGTGGCTGGCGCACCCCCAGGGCTGCGTGAGATTACATTGTTTGTCACATGTACATTCtatttaaaagtattttcctcGTGTGATGGATTTCAGGACTTTGTTTGGActctttctgtttttgttttttaggaggtgttggggggggcgggggggggggggggatctccTGGGATGTTAACAGGTAAACTCACGTACACACTCGCTTTGGTGTGCGCACCCCCTGGGatgtgtgaaattaaaatgttagtcacatttacatttttttcccgcactgtatgtttttttcaggtctttgtctttatttgttttttgagggggtATATGAGTGAGAGGCGGTGCGCCAACACTCTCCAGATGTTAACGGACCTTTCTATTATACTTAATTTACATGATTTAATATTTGCCTAAGTGTGACGTTTTTAAGGGTTTGTTTgggattgttgttttgttttgttttgtttttttaggagaTGTACAGGGCAGGAGCGGGTGCATCAACACTCCGGTGATATTGAAGGTGGGTTCCAGAGTACTCACATGCAGAACAATGTAACAATCGCCCTCAAAGAAGTTGCCAAAGCTTCTGGCCGGCACAGGCACCATCTGCAGCTTCTGTTggacattgaaaagaaaaagtaaaagttgtgaagtaaaatgttgaaaataaaccGTTTATGAAGTCCACATCAAATAAGTAAACAATGGCTGATGTTTGCTTTTTTGGGTGACTCACGTTAATGGTCCACATCTGAAGGCCGGGCTTTCTGTTGACACTCCTGAACGCATCTTTATTGGCCTCATTCATCATCGTGTGTACTGTGGACTGAAGCACACAAGCATTGAAAGCAGGAACAAGAATTTTATATCATTTAGTATACCTGTATGACTGATTTATGCAGATTGTGATACTTTCCCATGTGAGCAAACCCAATTGTAAGTGAGCAAATATCATGTACTCGGTAAAGTGATGATTGATGGTGTCTacatgcatgtaaaaaaaatacagtcaaaaTAGGCTCATAATTAAGTaataagttgtaattttatagcaataacgctgtaattttacaatattaaatttgtaaaattacaaatatagtgctgtaatattttatgagaataacaTCACAATTTTGTGATGTAAAGGTCTGATAGAAGAAAACAATCCAAATATGACTACAATTACGAAGAGTAAAGCCACAACTATATGAAAAAAGACTGGAGTAGGcttattacaagaataaaaaaatcttaattttgcTACAAAATTGGAAGAATTCAATCATAATTTGATGACAAACAATgctgtaataatataataacatgttgttgttgtgaatgTGCTGTGTGAAAGCGTCACATTTTTCTTCGTTTGAGAGACATCAtcatttctgagccgcttctcctcacaagggtcgcgggcgtgc
The genomic region above belongs to Phycodurus eques isolate BA_2022a chromosome 21, UOR_Pequ_1.1, whole genome shotgun sequence and contains:
- the vill gene encoding villin-1 isoform X1; its protein translation is MMTMRTASTKDKSKTKSTVHTMMNEANKDAFRSVNRKPGLQMWTINKLQMVPVPARSFGNFFEGDCYIVLHMSQNMGAADIHYWIGNTSSQDEQGAAAVYVTQLDEHLGGAPVQHREVQGHESARFRGYFKNGIIYKKGGVASGFDHVETNAYNVLRLLHVKGRKHVTASEVEVSWKSFNTGDIFLLDMGKVIVQWNGEKSNRREKLKATLLAQEIRDRERGGRAQIGVVEGGDERESPELMKTMTEVLGQRSGPLKAAVPDDDSRKAHNAGVRLYHVYDVSGNLVVQEVATQPLTQDLLRSSDCYILDHGGSSVMVWKGKHASKEERQGALNRAVGYIKAKKYPASTSVEVMCEGGESAVFKHLFKEWRDKNQTQGLGATHTLGKIAKVDQVKFDVLELHARPELAAQQRMVDDASGEVEVWRIENLELAEVNPRTYGQFYGGDCYLVLYTYRVSNREQHILYMWQGRHATNDEVTACAYQAVHVDAKYNGAPVQVRVVMGKEPRHFLAIFKGKLIIFEGGTGRPGVVNPVGGARLFQVRGTNELNTKATEVQARASSLNANDVFLLKSDHSCYLWYGKGCNGDERVMGKAISDVLSKQDKQVVMEGQEPADFWVALGGKAPYASDKSFQKEEPLHSPRLFECSNQTGQFRMTEVDDFAQSDLDEEDVMLLDTWEEIFLWVGSSANQDETKEAWNSAREYLRTHPAGRDTNTPVVSVKQGFEPPTFSGWFHAWDPHKWSAGKSYEQMKKELNNDVSLSQINVNLNNTTLNSGGGGYQAPGGPMSPPPFYRGHFGDSSPHTSSPTTSHPSFTAPGKHVASELLINKPASELPPGVDPCHKENFLSDDDFERLLGMGRLEFQRLAIWRQNELKKKAGLF
- the vill gene encoding villin-1 isoform X2 → MMNEANKDAFRSVNRKPGLQMWTINKLQMVPVPARSFGNFFEGDCYIVLHMSQNMGAADIHYWIGNTSSQDEQGAAAVYVTQLDEHLGGAPVQHREVQGHESARFRGYFKNGIIYKKGGVASGFDHVETNAYNVLRLLHVKGRKHVTASEVEVSWKSFNTGDIFLLDMGKVIVQWNGEKSNRREKLKATLLAQEIRDRERGGRAQIGVVEGGDERESPELMKTMTEVLGQRSGPLKAAVPDDDSRKAHNAGVRLYHVYDVSGNLVVQEVATQPLTQDLLRSSDCYILDHGGSSVMVWKGKHASKEERQGALNRAVGYIKAKKYPASTSVEVMCEGGESAVFKHLFKEWRDKNQTQGLGATHTLGKIAKVDQVKFDVLELHARPELAAQQRMVDDASGEVEVWRIENLELAEVNPRTYGQFYGGDCYLVLYTYRVSNREQHILYMWQGRHATNDEVTACAYQAVHVDAKYNGAPVQVRVVMGKEPRHFLAIFKGKLIIFEGGTGRPGVVNPVGGARLFQVRGTNELNTKATEVQARASSLNANDVFLLKSDHSCYLWYGKGCNGDERVMGKAISDVLSKQDKQVVMEGQEPADFWVALGGKAPYASDKSFQKEEPLHSPRLFECSNQTGQFRMTEVDDFAQSDLDEEDVMLLDTWEEIFLWVGSSANQDETKEAWNSAREYLRTHPAGRDTNTPVVSVKQGFEPPTFSGWFHAWDPHKWSAGKSYEQMKKELNNDVSLSQINVNLNNTTLNSGGGGYQAPGGPMSPPPFYRGHFGDSSPHTSSPTTSHPSFTAPGKHVASELLINKPASELPPGVDPCHKENFLSDDDFERLLGMGRLEFQRLAIWRQNELKKKAGLF